The Mercurialis annua linkage group LG8, ddMerAnnu1.2, whole genome shotgun sequence genome window below encodes:
- the LOC126660415 gene encoding regulator of nonsense transcripts UPF3 isoform X8, with protein MKGGQSDKTKVVVRHLPPTISQAAFFEQIDVVFSGRYNWVSFRPGKSSQKHQSYSRAYIDFKRPEDVIEFAEFFNGHLFVNEKGTQFRTIVEYAPSQRVPKQWSKKDGREGTLLKDPAYLEFLESISKPVENLPSAEIQLERREAERAGAAKDPPIITPLMDFVRQKRAAKTGTRRILSNGKISRRAGASGSPSSSSSKRSSDKKRGSTTMYVLRDSANSSSRKDKSTYLLVPKRDDQQHSDKASTLASVSGTEVLEDESGISGITDAGKKKILLLKGKGKEISTLSGGMSKQNVAQLDKSVTRSAFKQSQRRETSGRIIRSILLNKDSRQNQSSGVQFEQQIQSSSIEKEKRPPRHPQVQLVLKDVNGGASDDKGAVNDTHGFSGEKQEKRTRNRDRPDRGVWTPLRRSDGSYASDESLSSSASQSTQSLDTSQGNHGDMKVESLNSRSGRSSHSSLDNGSHKHFGRRGPSHTVRDADGSPVEGKLSKRGGGASGYGSHEKQVWVQKSGSGS; from the exons ATGAAAGGAGGTCAATCTGACAAGACAAAAGTGGTTGTGCGTCACTTACCACCGACGATTTCTCAAGCTGCGTTTTTCGAGCAAATCGACGTCGTTTTTTCTGGCCGTTATAATTGGGTCTCGTTTCGTCCCGGCAAGAGCAG CCAGAAGCATCAATCCTATTCAAGAGCCTACATTGACTTCAAAAGGCCAGAAGATGTTATCGAGTTTGCCGAGTTCTTTAACGGTCATCTCTTCGTTAATGAGAAGG GCACTCAGTTCAGGACAATTGTTGAGTATGCTCCTTCACAGCGGGTTCCAAAGCAGTGGTCAAAGAAGGATGGTCGCGAAGGCACCTTATTAAAAg ATCCTGCATATTTGGAGTTTCTTGAATCAATATCCAAACCAGTTGAAAATCTCCCCAGTGCAGAGATACAATTGGAAAGACGAGAAGCTGAGCGAGCTG GTGCTGCAAAAGATCCTCCTATTATAACTCCTTTAATGGACTTTGTTCGTCAAAAACGTGCTGCAAAGACTGGAACTAGg AGAATACTGTCTAATGGAAAAATCAGCAGAAGGGCTGGTGCAAGTGGAAGTCCTAGCTCATCCTCATCCAAACGAAGTTCTGACAAGAAGAGGGGTTCGACCACAATG TATGTTTTAAGGGACTCCGCTAATAGTTCAAGCAGAAAGGACAAATCAACTTACTTATTGGTCCCTAAGCGAGATGACCAACAACATTCTGATAAAGCAAGTACTTTGGCTTCTGTATCTGGAACTGAGGTGTTGGAAGATGAATCTG GAATTTCTGGAATCACTGATGCTGGGAAAAAGAAAATCCTGCTTTTGAAAGGGAAAGGGAAAGAAATTTCAACT TTGTCTGGTGGCATGTCAAAGCAGAATGTAGCGCAGCTTGATAAAAGTGTGACCCGTTCTGCTTTCAAACAGAGTCAGCGACGGGAGACCAGTGGACGGATAATCAGAAGCATTCTTTTAAACAAAGATTCACGCCAAAATCAATCTTCTGGGGTCCAATTTGAGCAGCAAATTCAATCCTCCAGCATAGAAAAGGAGAAGCGTCCACCTCGACATCCACAAGTGCAACTGGTTTTGAAGGATGTGAATGGAGGAGCTTCAGATGACAAGGGTGCTGTCAATGACACACATGGTTTTTCTGGTGAGAAGCAGGAAAAGCGCACAAGAAATAGGGATAGGCCTGATCGTGGTGTATGGACTCCTCTTCGGCGCTCAGATGGATCTTATGCAAGTGATGAGTCTTTATCGTCATCTGCATCTCAATCTACACAATCTTTAGACACTTCCCAAG GAAATCATGGAGATATGAAAGTTGAGTCATTGAATTCAAGGAGTGGAAGAAGCAGCCACTCTTCCTTAGATAATG GATCACATAAACATTTTGGTCGTCGGGGACCATCACATACTGTGAGGGATGCTGATGGCTCGCCTGTTGAGGGGAAGCTTTCAAAGAGAGGTGGCGGTGCTTCTGGTTATGGTTCTCATGAG AAGCAAGTGTGGGTTCAAAAGTCGGGATCTGGTTCTTAG